A single window of Fischerella sp. PCC 9605 DNA harbors:
- a CDS encoding DMT family transporter produces MGRFEKRSQNSRAGDPLAEADTALRAVTEELQTIQRTVLKSLQEDIQRLQAEKLRLANDVQRLQQEKEDLLQGRQFSDLQPLLSQLAQVLANHISSQLKSSLETLANQAVEKDNAVANQVLGSLDDTLTITFNTLQQEVKNYQNNLSQQLSRMSIQQQQGEEILAELVNRLHGELVREELTTTKKGASPPTVIQFVSPFDEEPTEQQQDIIAWEDKPTEQQNEQPQDIIAWEDKPTEQQNEQPQDIIAWEDEPTEQQNEQPQDIIAWEDKPTEQQQHVSREVVTKLQQTDTISQPIAPQSSLPKEAIANHLLPTRIVPKRETRPPTAFVPTPPPPEEYTPAPPPSRVRRSSIPAIGLLLVVLSTVATSLYNVAIKVVFNPGTLIFGVFEVERLLPPTLGNSLLILMLRMLIVVPLMLVLAPMMHPQVWQDLQSLIQSARAKSSTANAQAKQLLLLSIVSGCFLFLSQVLIYIAIGQIAVGMAITLLFIYPAISGLLAWFLFRDQPNSFRLKALACICLGQMLVLAGSTTIGTGNVLGSTTAIASGVTFAVYVILTRICAAKLHPVSFTLINFATVLLLSFIGLMLPLPMNWSLLLNPNNLLELILSAFILGVFTLFGYLFNNVGIRKLGATRSAIVGATIPALTVILAGFIIQENLQPIQVLGVLLVTGGTAAVSYEKMRNRNKVPRSKN; encoded by the coding sequence ATGGGACGATTTGAAAAGCGATCGCAAAACTCACGAGCAGGCGATCCATTAGCAGAAGCAGACACTGCTCTACGGGCTGTAACAGAAGAATTGCAAACTATTCAGCGAACCGTGCTTAAGTCTTTACAGGAAGATATTCAGCGACTACAAGCGGAGAAACTCCGTTTAGCTAATGATGTTCAACGTCTGCAACAAGAAAAAGAAGACTTACTTCAAGGTCGGCAATTCAGCGACTTGCAACCATTGTTGAGTCAGTTAGCACAAGTTTTGGCGAATCACATATCGTCACAACTAAAATCTTCGCTGGAAACTTTAGCTAACCAAGCTGTAGAAAAAGACAATGCTGTTGCAAATCAAGTTCTTGGCTCATTAGATGATACCCTTACCATCACTTTTAACACTTTGCAGCAGGAGGTAAAGAACTATCAAAATAATCTTTCCCAACAGTTGTCTCGGATGTCGATTCAACAACAGCAAGGGGAAGAAATCTTAGCAGAGTTAGTAAATCGTCTGCATGGAGAACTGGTGCGTGAAGAACTCACAACAACCAAAAAAGGAGCATCTCCGCCAACAGTAATCCAATTTGTATCACCTTTTGATGAAGAACCGACTGAGCAACAGCAAGATATTATTGCTTGGGAAGACAAACCAACTGAGCAACAAAACGAGCAACCGCAAGATATTATTGCTTGGGAAGACAAACCAACCGAGCAACAAAACGAGCAACCGCAAGATATTATTGCTTGGGAAGACGAACCGACCGAGCAACAAAACGAGCAACCGCAAGATATTATTGCTTGGGAAGACAAACCAACTGAGCAACAACAGCACGTTTCTCGGGAAGTTGTCACGAAACTCCAACAAACAGATACTATTTCACAGCCAATAGCACCACAATCCAGTTTGCCTAAGGAGGCGATCGCAAATCATCTTCTGCCAACAAGAATAGTCCCCAAACGCGAAACTAGACCTCCTACTGCATTCGTACCAACACCACCACCGCCAGAGGAGTATACACCAGCGCCACCACCTTCTCGGGTGAGAAGGTCATCGATACCAGCAATCGGTCTATTGTTGGTCGTGTTGTCAACGGTGGCGACATCGCTTTACAACGTAGCCATTAAAGTGGTTTTTAACCCAGGTACTCTGATTTTTGGAGTATTTGAAGTCGAGCGTTTGCTACCACCGACTTTGGGTAATTCTCTGTTAATTTTAATGCTCCGGATGCTAATAGTTGTACCGTTGATGTTAGTTCTGGCTCCCATGATGCATCCGCAAGTATGGCAAGACTTGCAAAGCTTAATCCAATCAGCACGAGCAAAATCTTCTACTGCCAATGCTCAAGCCAAGCAGCTGTTGTTATTGTCGATTGTGAGTGGATGCTTTTTATTTTTATCTCAGGTATTAATTTACATTGCCATTGGTCAAATAGCGGTTGGAATGGCGATTACACTGTTGTTTATCTACCCAGCCATTAGTGGACTATTGGCATGGTTTTTATTCCGAGATCAACCTAATTCCTTCCGCTTGAAAGCGCTTGCTTGTATCTGTTTGGGTCAGATGCTAGTTTTGGCAGGTTCTACAACCATCGGCACGGGTAACGTTTTAGGTAGCACCACAGCCATAGCTTCAGGAGTCACTTTTGCTGTGTACGTAATTCTCACACGCATCTGTGCAGCCAAACTACATCCTGTCTCCTTTACCTTAATTAATTTCGCTACCGTGTTGCTGTTGTCCTTCATTGGTCTGATGCTACCTTTACCAATGAATTGGAGTTTGCTACTAAATCCTAACAACTTGTTGGAATTGATTTTAAGTGCTTTTATTTTGGGCGTATTCACTCTGTTTGGTTATTTATTCAATAATGTTGGTATTCGCAAACTAGGAGCCACACGTTCTGCAATTGTGGGTGCTACTATTCCTGCTTTAACAGTGATTCTTGCTGGGTTTATTATTCAAGAAAACTTGCAACCTATACAAGTGTTAGGAGTTTTATTAGTAACTGGTGGTACGGCTGCTGTTAGTTATGAAAAAATGCGAAATCGGAACAAAGTTCCTAGGTCTAAAAATTAA
- a CDS encoding inorganic phosphate transporter — translation MFITIVVLLAFYLAFNLGANDVANAMGTSVGSKAVTLKQALIIAGVLEFTGAVLFGHEVSETLATKIANPSLFASTPQMLAIGMMTVLLSCGLWLQIATSCGLPVSSSHAVVGAIAGFSWVALGIGAIDWSSIGQITLGWIVTPIISGAIAALFYSQIKRWILEQPHQLIHLNEWIPWLSAMLLGVFGVIVLPAVTQPIASFLIKEVGIKIPAHDISLLVGGIAAVGLSFYSWRELEMGREGDGGMGGWGDGVKSFSVSQNSQLPTVERLFAKFQLLSACFVAFAHGSNDVGNAIAPLAAIIYIHNTGTVPIGGIAIPIWILVLGGAGIVTGLAVWGKKVIATIGESIIPLQPSSGFCAELATATTILLASRLGLPVSTSHALVGGVVGIGLVQNPKSVQFKTLQGIATAWLVTVPVSAGLSAAIFSIVRILNLG, via the coding sequence ATGTTTATCACTATTGTCGTCTTACTAGCCTTCTATCTCGCTTTTAACCTGGGTGCAAATGATGTTGCCAACGCAATGGGAACCTCTGTAGGTTCCAAGGCTGTAACTCTCAAACAGGCATTAATAATTGCAGGTGTATTGGAATTTACGGGTGCGGTACTGTTTGGACATGAAGTATCGGAAACTCTCGCGACGAAAATTGCCAATCCCAGTTTATTTGCCAGTACACCCCAAATGTTAGCGATTGGGATGATGACAGTGCTACTAAGTTGCGGTTTGTGGTTACAAATTGCCACTTCCTGCGGTTTGCCTGTGTCTTCTTCTCATGCGGTTGTTGGTGCGATCGCAGGCTTTAGTTGGGTAGCTTTGGGAATAGGTGCGATTGATTGGTCATCAATTGGACAAATCACCTTGGGCTGGATTGTCACACCAATAATCAGTGGTGCAATTGCTGCTTTATTTTACAGTCAAATTAAGCGCTGGATATTAGAACAACCGCATCAATTAATACACTTAAATGAGTGGATACCCTGGTTAAGTGCGATGTTGCTAGGAGTATTCGGTGTAATTGTTCTACCAGCAGTTACTCAACCGATCGCAAGTTTTTTGATTAAGGAAGTTGGTATAAAAATACCTGCTCACGACATCTCATTACTTGTGGGAGGAATTGCAGCGGTTGGACTTAGCTTCTACAGTTGGCGAGAGTTGGAGATGGGGAGAGAGGGAGATGGGGGGATGGGGGGATGGGGAGATGGGGTGAAATCTTTCTCCGTATCACAAAATTCCCAATTACCTACCGTTGAGCGCCTATTCGCCAAATTCCAGTTACTGAGTGCTTGTTTTGTTGCCTTTGCTCATGGTTCTAATGATGTCGGTAACGCGATCGCTCCTTTAGCGGCGATCATTTACATTCATAACACTGGCACAGTACCGATCGGCGGGATCGCTATTCCGATCTGGATTTTAGTACTTGGTGGCGCTGGCATTGTCACTGGTTTAGCTGTCTGGGGTAAAAAAGTCATCGCTACTATCGGTGAAAGCATCATTCCCTTACAACCCAGCAGTGGATTTTGCGCCGAACTTGCAACTGCCACCACCATCCTACTTGCCTCCCGCCTAGGATTACCTGTTTCCACTTCTCATGCTCTTGTCGGTGGTGTAGTTGGCATTGGACTGGTGCAAAACCCTAAATCAGTTCAATTTAAAACTCTCCAAGGCATTGCCACTGCTTGGCTCGTGACAGTACCCGTGAGCGCAGGACTTAGTGCTGCTATCTTTAGCATTGTCCGGATTTTAAATTTGGGATGA
- the patX gene encoding heterocyst-inhibiting protein PatX: protein MRAVISLLITGLLLSCMAINSQTVTNSLFDMLQSTSGSQQLISAKSKPPKSPYRGSGRGRELLLSSSKGNTPKNRPARGGERRELKQQLSDARVV, encoded by the coding sequence ATGCGTGCTGTTATTTCACTTTTGATTACCGGTCTGTTACTGAGTTGTATGGCTATAAACAGCCAAACAGTTACAAATTCCTTGTTCGATATGTTGCAATCCACCTCTGGTTCCCAACAATTGATCTCGGCAAAATCTAAACCTCCCAAGTCTCCTTATCGGGGCAGTGGACGGGGTAGAGAACTTTTGCTATCTTCGTCAAAAGGCAATACTCCCAAAAACCGTCCTGCTAGGGGTGGTGAGCGCAGAGAGCTAAAACAACAGCTCAGCGATGCACGTGTTGTTTAA
- a CDS encoding helix-turn-helix domain-containing protein, protein MKTIMSGQNLPVESVMAQEQEASSIRQIERILKLEGSQPKLVGANGEEITIPDSVYQVLRQVVHAMALGQAISIVPQERELTTQQAADFLNVSRPYLIKLLEQGEIPYIKVGAHRRVRFEDLKKYKEQRDQKRSQILQQLIEMSEEAGLYEDE, encoded by the coding sequence ATGAAGACCATCATGTCTGGGCAAAACTTGCCTGTAGAGTCAGTGATGGCTCAAGAACAAGAAGCGTCATCTATTAGGCAAATCGAACGTATACTCAAACTCGAAGGTTCCCAGCCGAAACTTGTAGGAGCAAACGGAGAAGAAATTACTATTCCTGATTCGGTTTATCAGGTGTTGCGTCAAGTTGTCCATGCAATGGCATTGGGACAGGCTATATCTATAGTCCCTCAAGAGCGGGAACTGACAACTCAACAAGCGGCTGATTTTCTCAACGTTTCACGCCCCTATCTAATTAAGTTATTAGAACAGGGTGAAATTCCTTACATAAAGGTCGGCGCACATCGGCGTGTTCGTTTTGAGGATTTGAAGAAATACAAAGAACAGCGAGATCAAAAACGTAGCCAAATTTTACAGCAACTAATCGAAATGAGTGAAGAAGCAGGTTTGTACGAGGACGAGTGA
- a CDS encoding FAD-dependent oxidoreductase, translating into MVNQTYTADVLVVGGGTGGTAAAIQAARRGAKTILVSEFSWLGGMLSSAGVSAPDGNELEAFQTGLWGAFLRELQLRQPGGLDNSWVSFFSYDPRVGAEIFADWVRQLPNLLWISGYVPLEVFKEGNCVTAVRFADFTVKAKVILDATELGDLLALAEIPYRWGWELQSEWGEPSAPANFNSLTTKYPVQAPTWVVVMQDYGEAVAPEIPAAPNYDSALFVGAWDDYGAEAFLNYGRLPGSLFMMNWPICGNDYGEGVARLIESETAQREFKTECLWHSQNFARFIQTQLGRRYGLANQVFPYSPSPHLPIPPSPHLPLSPGGGAYALHPYYRESRRLVGLTTVREQDILPMAGGRVAALNIDAIAIGNYANDHHYPGIKFQLQPKSIRWGGRWTGTPFTIPYRCLIPVDTDGLLVCEKNISVSHIANGSTRLQPVVMGIGQAAGMAAAICVQLNCQPRDLPIRVLQEALLQDQFSRAAVVPLFNLPSTHADWLHWQLYYLNNPEAYPGSGDCSDSQYSQYYYGNSKTVPSQNFNFFTGNFHRLTQQDYRFTTISPAPYKGQTWQLVTLRSHVDDRLQTCPHQQLLKIWGRLNYAGNWLLVENIDI; encoded by the coding sequence ATGGTGAATCAGACGTACACAGCTGATGTCTTAGTAGTCGGTGGTGGCACAGGGGGAACCGCTGCTGCTATCCAAGCAGCGCGAAGAGGGGCAAAAACGATCCTCGTCAGCGAATTTTCTTGGCTGGGGGGAATGCTGAGTTCCGCTGGCGTGTCTGCACCGGATGGCAATGAACTAGAAGCCTTTCAAACGGGATTATGGGGTGCATTTTTACGGGAGTTGCAGCTGCGACAACCAGGAGGATTAGACAATAGCTGGGTAAGCTTTTTTAGTTACGATCCGCGCGTTGGGGCAGAGATTTTTGCAGATTGGGTGCGGCAATTACCAAATCTACTTTGGATTTCCGGATATGTGCCGTTAGAAGTTTTCAAAGAAGGAAATTGTGTAACTGCTGTCCGGTTTGCAGATTTCACTGTCAAAGCCAAGGTGATTCTTGATGCTACGGAGTTGGGAGATTTATTGGCTTTGGCTGAAATACCTTACCGCTGGGGTTGGGAGTTGCAGTCGGAGTGGGGAGAACCCAGCGCCCCAGCCAACTTTAATTCACTCACAACAAAATATCCGGTGCAAGCTCCCACTTGGGTAGTGGTGATGCAAGATTACGGTGAAGCCGTTGCCCCAGAAATTCCGGCTGCACCTAATTACGACTCAGCGCTGTTTGTTGGTGCTTGGGATGACTATGGCGCAGAGGCGTTTTTAAATTACGGTCGCTTGCCCGGTAGTCTGTTTATGATGAATTGGCCCATTTGCGGCAATGACTATGGTGAAGGTGTAGCGCGATTAATTGAGTCAGAGACAGCGCAGCGTGAGTTTAAAACAGAATGCCTTTGGCATAGCCAAAATTTCGCCCGTTTTATCCAAACTCAACTCGGTCGTCGCTACGGTTTGGCAAATCAAGTCTTCCCCTACTCCCCATCTCCCCATCTCCCCATCCCCCCATCCCCCCATCTCCCCCTCTCCCCCGGCGGTGGTGCTTATGCTTTACACCCCTACTACCGGGAAAGTCGTCGCCTAGTAGGATTAACTACTGTTAGAGAGCAAGATATTTTGCCAATGGCAGGGGGTAGGGTTGCAGCGTTAAATATAGATGCGATCGCGATTGGTAACTACGCCAACGACCATCATTATCCTGGTATCAAGTTTCAGTTGCAACCGAAATCCATTCGCTGGGGAGGTCGTTGGACGGGAACTCCCTTCACCATTCCCTACCGTTGCTTAATTCCGGTGGACACAGACGGTTTATTGGTGTGTGAGAAGAATATTTCTGTGTCTCATATTGCTAACGGATCAACCAGATTGCAACCTGTAGTCATGGGTATTGGTCAAGCTGCGGGAATGGCTGCTGCTATTTGCGTACAGTTAAATTGCCAACCAAGGGATTTACCGATAAGAGTGCTGCAAGAAGCTTTACTACAAGATCAATTCTCGCGTGCGGCAGTAGTGCCGTTATTTAACTTACCATCCACACATGCTGATTGGTTACACTGGCAACTCTACTACTTAAATAATCCAGAAGCCTATCCAGGTAGTGGCGATTGTTCTGATTCACAGTATTCTCAGTACTATTACGGCAATAGCAAGACCGTACCATCACAAAATTTTAACTTTTTTACGGGTAATTTTCATCGTCTAACTCAGCAAGATTACCGATTCACTACCATCTCGCCAGCACCATACAAAGGACAAACTTGGCAGCTTGTGACTTTGCGATCGCACGTAGATGATCGGCTACAAACTTGTCCCCATCAGCAACTGCTCAAAATCTGGGGGCGACTCAATTATGCAGGTAATTGGTTACTAGTGGAAAATATCGATATCTGA
- a CDS encoding PIN domain-containing protein, which produces MLNVLLDACVLFPAYLRDTLLSTAEAGLYIPYWSQKILDEALGNLVLKGKISAGKAINLEEVMKAAFPEAMVQVPAEIEEFMTNEPKDRHVLAAAVVARADVIVTNNIIDFDAQALTPWNIQAQSADDFLSDLFNDYPEEIVQVVQKQSQKYRKYPLSVTELLSLLSKQDGVNLVNFVSKIRSVGFDDAV; this is translated from the coding sequence ATGCTCAATGTTCTCTTAGATGCCTGCGTGTTGTTTCCTGCGTATTTACGTGATACTTTATTGTCCACTGCTGAAGCTGGTTTGTACATACCCTACTGGTCACAAAAAATCTTAGATGAAGCATTAGGTAATCTTGTTCTAAAAGGGAAAATCTCTGCTGGGAAAGCGATAAACCTTGAAGAGGTCATGAAAGCAGCTTTTCCTGAAGCTATGGTTCAAGTACCAGCAGAAATAGAAGAATTCATGACTAATGAACCCAAAGATCGTCATGTTCTTGCTGCTGCGGTAGTAGCTAGGGCTGATGTGATTGTTACCAACAATATTATAGATTTCGATGCTCAAGCTTTGACTCCTTGGAATATCCAAGCACAGTCAGCAGATGATTTTCTTAGCGATCTATTCAATGACTACCCAGAAGAAATAGTTCAAGTAGTGCAAAAACAGTCTCAAAAGTATAGAAAATACCCCCTGAGTGTTACCGAATTACTTAGTTTGCTAAGTAAGCAAGATGGAGTGAATTTAGTAAATTTCGTCAGTAAAATCAGATCTGTTGGCTTTGATGATGCAGTTTAA
- a CDS encoding class I SAM-dependent methyltransferase — MASLPAWYFDESRMAGIDFNDATVVEIFDRNQLSSTPQKEQDLVSQLGICSGHSVIELGAGTGTFAIQASLAGASVNAVDISQAMLTYAQHKAQKSGAINIKFHQAGFLSYKHEGDLANFLVTKASLHILPDFWKMVAFLRMASMLKPNGVFYLRDAIFSFPPAEYETAIDETIEQIAKREGEGWTAKDYEGHVREEYSTFSWIIEGMLRQAGFNISDVQYLTPTVAEYLCIKVA, encoded by the coding sequence ATGGCTTCCTTACCTGCATGGTATTTTGATGAATCCAGAATGGCTGGCATCGACTTCAATGATGCGACTGTGGTTGAGATATTTGATCGCAACCAATTATCGAGTACACCACAGAAAGAACAGGACTTAGTCTCTCAATTAGGTATTTGTTCAGGACATAGTGTTATTGAATTGGGTGCAGGTACAGGTACTTTTGCAATTCAAGCTTCATTGGCTGGTGCTTCAGTAAATGCTGTTGATATTTCGCAGGCTATGTTGACTTATGCCCAACACAAAGCTCAAAAATCTGGTGCTATCAACATTAAATTTCATCAAGCAGGCTTCTTATCCTACAAACACGAAGGTGATTTAGCTAATTTTTTAGTGACAAAAGCCTCACTTCACATCTTGCCAGATTTCTGGAAAATGGTAGCATTTCTACGAATGGCTTCGATGCTCAAACCTAATGGTGTCTTTTACCTCCGTGATGCAATATTCTCATTTCCACCTGCTGAGTACGAAACTGCGATCGATGAAACTATTGAGCAAATAGCAAAACGTGAAGGTGAGGGCTGGACAGCTAAAGACTATGAAGGACACGTGCGTGAGGAATACAGTACCTTCTCATGGATCATTGAAGGTATGCTGAGGCAAGCTGGGTTTAACATCTCTGACGTGCAGTATCTTACACCCACTGTTGCTGAGTACTTATGCATCAAAGTAGCCTAA
- a CDS encoding class I SAM-dependent methyltransferase — MSDTLTKLTYQTFQQGKNYFGLAHKMLSTRLMNIISPAQRQAKPIPSEILVKVQERLNELLEVDWQDAERGLYPKSLLFDNPWEDFFRYYPVVWLDLPLIWERAKQKRYQEFSPNVDTAGYPSYYIQNFHHQTDGYLSDLSANLYDLQVEILFGGSADAMRRRILAPLKQELNSFADVPSRQIRVLDVACGTGRTLKMIRATLPQASLFGIDLSPAYLRKANELLSQIPGELPQLLQANAEELPYLNNYFHAVTSVFLFHELPAAARQRVIEECYRIVKPGGVFIICDSIQMSDSPEMEPLMENFHETFHEPYYKHYVTDNLVERLEKAGFENIETQVHFMSKYLIAHKPIR; from the coding sequence ATGTCTGACACTTTAACAAAGCTGACTTATCAAACTTTTCAGCAGGGCAAAAACTACTTTGGTTTGGCTCATAAAATGTTAAGTACGCGCTTGATGAACATCATCTCTCCCGCGCAGCGGCAAGCCAAACCTATTCCGAGCGAAATTTTAGTTAAAGTTCAAGAGAGACTGAATGAACTACTAGAAGTTGATTGGCAAGATGCAGAGCGGGGTTTATATCCCAAGAGCTTGCTGTTTGATAATCCCTGGGAAGACTTTTTCCGCTACTACCCTGTAGTATGGCTAGATTTACCTCTAATCTGGGAACGAGCTAAACAAAAAAGATATCAAGAATTTTCCCCAAATGTGGATACCGCTGGTTATCCCAGTTACTACATCCAGAACTTCCATCATCAGACAGATGGTTACTTAAGCGACCTTTCGGCAAATTTATATGATTTGCAGGTGGAAATTCTGTTTGGCGGCTCAGCAGACGCTATGCGGCGGCGCATTCTTGCTCCACTGAAGCAAGAACTGAATAGTTTTGCTGATGTACCATCTCGGCAAATACGTGTTTTAGATGTAGCTTGTGGTACAGGTCGGACTTTAAAGATGATTCGGGCGACTCTGCCCCAAGCATCGCTGTTTGGTATAGATTTGTCACCTGCTTATTTACGCAAAGCGAATGAATTGTTAAGCCAAATTCCAGGGGAATTACCGCAACTATTACAGGCGAATGCCGAAGAGTTGCCCTACCTGAATAATTATTTCCATGCCGTAACTTCGGTTTTCCTTTTCCATGAGTTACCAGCAGCAGCGCGTCAGCGGGTAATAGAGGAATGCTACCGGATCGTAAAACCAGGGGGAGTATTTATTATCTGTGATTCTATCCAGATGAGTGATTCTCCGGAAATGGAACCGCTAATGGAAAACTTCCATGAAACTTTCCATGAACCCTACTATAAGCATTACGTCACGGATAACTTGGTAGAGCGTTTAGAAAAAGCAGGGTTTGAGAATATTGAAACGCAAGTCCACTTTATGAGCAAGTATTTAATTGCTCACAAACCAATTAGATAA
- a CDS encoding zinc-dependent dehydrogenase — MKAQIFRGVNQLSYEDIPVPTLEPDEVLVQVRVVGLCQSDIKKIRYPLYEPPRIFGHETAGTIAAVGAEVKNWQVGQRVAVMHHIPCMRCDYCLNDNFSMCDTYKNICTTAGFAPSGGGFAEYVKVPGHIVRNGGIIPIPDNISFEEASFVEPTNCCLKAVKKAQIAPGQTVLITGAGPIGLMFVMLVKYFGAKAIATDLIPSRIEKALHVGAEAAFDARDADLPAKIKALTNGLGVDVTLLAVPSEKAFFQALDCTRKGGKILFFAEFPDEVEIPVNPNILYRREIDLMGSYSSSYRLQNLSADIVFNRRIDVQALISDRYPLQDLSAAVDRAIAPTPETYKILIYP, encoded by the coding sequence GTGAAAGCACAAATATTTAGAGGCGTTAATCAACTTTCTTACGAAGATATACCCGTACCTACGCTGGAACCGGATGAAGTGCTGGTACAGGTGCGAGTAGTGGGTTTGTGTCAGTCGGATATCAAAAAAATTCGCTATCCGCTGTATGAACCGCCACGCATTTTTGGACATGAAACTGCGGGAACCATTGCAGCAGTTGGCGCAGAGGTAAAAAATTGGCAAGTCGGACAACGAGTAGCAGTGATGCACCACATCCCCTGTATGCGTTGTGACTACTGCCTCAATGACAATTTCTCGATGTGCGATACCTATAAAAATATCTGCACGACAGCCGGGTTTGCGCCTAGTGGTGGTGGTTTTGCTGAGTATGTTAAAGTTCCCGGTCATATTGTCCGCAATGGTGGGATAATTCCGATCCCCGATAATATTAGTTTTGAAGAAGCAAGTTTTGTCGAACCAACTAACTGCTGCCTCAAGGCGGTGAAAAAAGCTCAAATTGCTCCTGGGCAAACAGTTTTAATTACTGGTGCAGGGCCAATTGGCTTAATGTTTGTGATGTTGGTGAAGTATTTTGGGGCAAAGGCGATCGCTACCGACTTAATTCCCTCGCGAATAGAAAAAGCTTTACATGTGGGTGCAGAAGCGGCTTTTGATGCCCGTGATGCAGATTTACCAGCTAAAATTAAAGCACTCACCAATGGTTTAGGCGTGGATGTCACCCTGCTTGCTGTCCCCAGTGAAAAAGCTTTCTTCCAAGCCCTCGACTGTACCCGCAAAGGCGGTAAAATTCTATTTTTCGCCGAGTTTCCTGATGAAGTAGAAATTCCCGTCAATCCGAATATTCTCTATCGCCGAGAAATCGATTTGATGGGCAGTTACAGTTCATCCTACCGCCTGCAAAATCTGTCGGCTGATATTGTTTTTAATCGCCGCATCGACGTGCAGGCATTGATTAGCGATCGCTACCCATTACAAGATTTATCAGCAGCTGTAGATCGGGCGATCGCACCCACACCGGAAACTTACAAGATTTTGATTTATCCATAA
- the glnA gene encoding type I glutamate--ammonia ligase, which produces MTTPQDVLKMIRDNNIQMIDLKFIDMPGIWQHLTVFHDQIDESSFTDGVPFDGSSIRGWKAINESDMAMVLDPNTAWIDPFMQEPTLSIICSIKEPRTGEWYSRCPRVIAQKAVDNLVSSGIGDTAFFGPEAEFFIFDDVRFDQNSYEGYYHVDSVEGRWNSGKQEGPNLGYKPRYKEGYFPVSPTDTLQDMRTEMLLTMAKCGVPIEKHHHEVATGGQCELGFRFGKLIEAADWLMTYKYIIKNVAKKYGKSVTFMPKPVFQDNGSGMHTHQSIWKDGQPLFAGDKYAGLSEIALYYIGGILRHAPALLAITNPTTNSYKRLVPGYEAPVNLAYSQGNRSASIRIPLSGTNPKAKRLEFRCPDATSNPYLAFAAMLCAGLNGIKNKIHPGEPLDKNIYELSPEELAKVPSTPGSLELALEALEKDHAFLTEPGVFTEDFIETWISYKLDNEVNPMRLRPHPYEFSLYYDC; this is translated from the coding sequence ATGACAACCCCACAAGACGTCCTGAAGATGATTCGGGACAACAATATTCAGATGATCGATCTGAAATTCATCGATATGCCAGGAATTTGGCAGCACCTGACAGTATTTCACGATCAAATCGATGAAAGCAGTTTCACAGACGGCGTACCTTTCGATGGTTCCAGTATTCGGGGTTGGAAAGCCATCAACGAATCAGACATGGCAATGGTACTCGATCCAAACACTGCCTGGATCGACCCTTTCATGCAGGAACCAACTCTTAGCATCATCTGTAGCATCAAAGAACCGCGTACGGGTGAATGGTACAGCCGTTGTCCTCGCGTAATTGCTCAAAAAGCGGTAGACAATCTAGTTTCTTCTGGAATTGGCGATACAGCCTTTTTTGGCCCCGAAGCTGAATTCTTCATCTTTGACGATGTTCGCTTTGATCAAAACTCCTACGAAGGCTACTACCACGTAGACTCTGTAGAAGGTCGTTGGAATTCCGGTAAACAAGAAGGCCCCAACCTAGGTTACAAACCGCGCTACAAAGAGGGTTACTTCCCTGTTTCACCCACAGATACCCTGCAAGACATGCGGACAGAAATGCTGTTGACAATGGCAAAATGCGGAGTTCCAATTGAAAAGCACCACCACGAAGTTGCAACTGGTGGTCAGTGCGAATTGGGCTTCCGTTTTGGTAAGTTAATCGAAGCAGCGGACTGGCTGATGACTTACAAGTACATCATCAAGAACGTCGCTAAGAAATACGGCAAATCTGTCACCTTCATGCCCAAGCCTGTCTTCCAGGATAATGGTTCGGGGATGCACACCCACCAATCTATCTGGAAGGACGGTCAACCCCTGTTTGCAGGCGACAAATACGCTGGGTTGAGTGAAATAGCATTGTACTACATTGGTGGTATCCTCAGGCACGCACCCGCACTTTTGGCAATTACCAACCCTACCACCAACTCTTACAAGCGTCTTGTACCTGGTTATGAAGCACCTGTGAACTTGGCTTACTCCCAAGGTAATCGTTCTGCTTCTATTCGTATTCCTCTGTCTGGTACTAACCCCAAAGCCAAGCGTTTAGAGTTTCGTTGTCCTGATGCTACTTCTAACCCCTACCTAGCATTTGCTGCGATGCTGTGTGCTGGTTTGAATGGCATTAAGAACAAAATTCATCCTGGTGAACCTCTAGATAAAAACATCTATGAACTCTCTCCAGAAGAACTGGCTAAGGTTCCTTCCACTCCCGGTTCTTTGGAATTGGCATTGGAAGCACTAGAAAAGGATCACGCTTTCTTAACTGAACCAGGCGTGTTTACTGAAGACTTCATTGAAACTTGGATTTCTTACAAGCTGGATAACGAAGTCAACCCCATGCGCTTGCGTCCTCATCCCTACGAATTTTCTCTCTACTACGATTGCTAA